The following proteins are encoded in a genomic region of Dasypus novemcinctus isolate mDasNov1 chromosome 3, mDasNov1.1.hap2, whole genome shotgun sequence:
- the LOC101436288 gene encoding olfactory receptor 4F4-like has product MGQGNQSVVSEFVLLGLSHSWKMQVLLLLIFLVLYLIIVLGNIAIVILIITDLHLHSPMYFLLANLSFVDMLLSSITMPKMITDFLREIKTISFGGCMWQILFVHFIGGGEMVLLVVMAYDRYVAICKPLHYSTTMSLQKCIGLVVTSWTLGFVHAISQMAVIVQLPFCGPREVDSFFCDIPLVIKLACTDSYNLRALMNADTGVLTMTSFILLLISYTYIFLTVRKSSKTGASKALSTCTAHITVVVLFFVPCIFNYVWPLSITWVEKFLAVFYAVLTPLLNPSIYTFRNKEIKNAMKRFRSYNINFKGNM; this is encoded by the coding sequence ATGGGTCAAGGAAATCAATCTGTGGTGTCAGAATTTGTGCTTCTCGGACTTAGTCACTCATGGAAAATGCAGGTTTTACTCTTACTGATATTTCTTGTGCTTTACCTGATCATCGTACTTGGAAATATTGCTATCGTGATTTTAATCATTACTGACCTCCATCTCCATTCCCCCATGTACTTCTTATTGGCCAATCTGTCATTTGTTGATATGTTACTTTCCTCAATCACCATGCCTAAGATGATCACAGACTTTCTCAGGGAAATCAAGACCATTTCCTTTGGAGGATGCATGTGGCAGATcctctttgtccattttattggaGGTGGTGAGATGGTTCTTCTGGTGGttatggcctatgaccgctatgtggccatctgcaagCCCTTGCACTATTCCACAACTATGAGCCTGCAAAAGTGCATTGGGTTGGTGGTGACCTCTTGGACACTTGGCTTTGTGCATGCCATAAGTCAAATGGCTGTGATTGTGCAGCTGCCTTTCTGTGGCCCCAGGGAAGTAGACAGCTTCTTCTGTGATATACCACTGGTAATCAAACTTGCATGCACGGATTCTTATAATTTGAGAGCATTAATGAATGCTGACACTGGGGTCTTGACCATGACCTCTTTTATTCTGTTGCTGATATCCTACACATATATTTTCTTAACTGTTAGGAAAAGCTCTAAGACAGGTGCCTCAAAGGCACTCTCTACCTGCACTGCCCATATCACAGTGGTGGTACTCTTCTTTGTGCCCTGCATATTCAACTATGTGTGGCCACTCAGCATCACTTGGGTGGAAAAATTTCTTGCTGTGTTTTATGCTGTTCTTACCCCTCTTTTAAATCCATCCATTTATACCTTCAGAAATAAGGAGATAAAAAATGCTATGAAGAGATTTAGAAGTTACAATATAAATTTCAAGGGAAACATGTAA